From Triticum urartu cultivar G1812 chromosome 2, Tu2.1, whole genome shotgun sequence, a single genomic window includes:
- the LOC125534459 gene encoding transcription factor MYB80-like, with translation MGRIPCCEKEKVKRGQWTDEEEDKLLSYIMQYGARNWRLIPKNAGLQRCWRSCRLRWANYLRLKLKHGEITDAEEQSIIKLHSVLSDRWSVIAAQLPGRTVYDVKNHWNTKLKKKLSGMGTPRGAAALQEQQHNSSRARHLFLFLTKARPLISDVTDEVHEVAHPVQQPELMGRRRSARIAGQPPL, from the exons ATGGGCCGGATCCCGTGCTGCGAGAAGGAGAAGGTGAAGCGCGGGCAGTGgacggacgaggaggaggacaagCTGCTCTCCTACATCATGCAGTACGGCGCGCGCAACTGGCGCCTCATCCCCAAGAACGCCG GGCTGCAGCGGTGCTGGAGGAGCTGCCGGCTGCGGTGGGCCAACTACCTGCGGCTCAAGCTCAAGCACGGCGAGATCACTGACGCCGAGGAGCAGTCCATCATCAAGCTGCACTCCGTACTGAGCGACAG GTGGTCGGTGATCGCGGCCCAGCTGCCGGGGCGGACGGTCTACGACGTCAAGAACCACTGGAACACCAAGCTCAAGAAGAAGCTGTCCGGGATGGGGACACCCCGTGGGGCAGCGGCGTTGCAGGAGCAGCAGCACAACAGCAGTAGAGCGCGGCATCTATTTTTGTTTTTAACGAAAGCGCGGCCTCTAATCTCCGACGTAACCGACGAGGTGCACGAGGTAGCACATCCAGTGCAACAGCCTGAACTAATGGGCAGACGCCGCTCCGCGCGCATCGCCGGCCAGCCGCCTCTCTGA